The following is a genomic window from Xenopus laevis strain J_2021 chromosome 2L, Xenopus_laevis_v10.1, whole genome shotgun sequence.
aaactgatttatgttACAGTGAATGTACAATCTGGGCTCTAAAAAAAGCCTCAACATTGGATGAAATATATTGGTAACCCATgcacaaaaactatacaaaatgaaaCTTTCAATAtaggctttatttttttataaatgtattgttctgTCTAGAAATGGTTTCAGTCCATAATTTAAGCCATTCAATTGTTACCAATCTTAAATTGATTGAGATTTTTTGCAGAAGAACAGGCCATTGTCCAATGTCATAAGAGCTtcacccattggggcaaatttagtaaCGGGTGAAGTGGGCTTTTCTAGCGAAAATTAACCGAAAAGACAATTTGCAGGGATATTGGAAATTTACTtaaaggcgtagaggacaatttgctagcgaaaaagATCAGCGCTAGTGAAGTTTCGCACCTTTTCGCCAGGCTAATTTTTTctcaggtgaacgatcgttactccataaatttatcaaagtgcgaactttccaatacgttaccctttttTGCCGGGGTCTGTTTTTCCATGTTATACCTGGCAAATTGATAAGACAAGGCTACATCCTCAACGatattatatcagtgacatcatatcctttatgccaaaaaagtcattaaaaaaaactctggcgtttttcatattatgtttaaaagttgtaactgttacatATATggtgttaaaaaattatttatttatttgttttagggtgggctcaatagagaatctcttttgcctttattttgattccttggacatttggaataataagtggccacttacaGCACTtttaccaacatctctaataaagacgtatatatatgacctgtatgtacccacCATATTTATATTTACGTATGTTAACATAAGTTTTGTTAGGGAGAAAGTAACGGTAGAGAAAATTCATTCATCTGCCaagacgaaactttgcattttgataaatacgtgTATTCGCTGTCAATTAACGTCCGGCAAAGTTGAGCAAAGTGTGGCAAGGCCTTCCGAGgtgaaaattcgacctttagtaaatttgccccattgggtGAGTCTGAGTTGTTTTGTTATTAACTTCATGAGAGTTTCACCCTCACATTGAGTTAAAATAGTTTAGCCATCTGTATATATACCATTAGTTTTGGGGGGGGAAATAAGGAAAGTAAACATATTCTTTGTTTATtggttatattacattttggcaCTGGATGTGGAACACTGGAGTGTTGCCTATGAGGGACATTTCACAGACCCTTCCCAGCAAGTGAAATTAATTTTGACACCCTCTTGCGGATCTCTTTGGTTTTTATGCCGTATATGATTGGATTCAACATAGGAGGAATGATCAGGTAGAGGCTGGAAATAAGGATTTGGACAGATGGGGCTGCAAAAACCCCAAATCTTTGAGATATGAAGGAGAAGAGGGCTGGGATATATGTCACTAATATAACACCAACATGGGCAGCACATGTGTTACCAACTTTATATCTGGATTCTCTGTTCGGAAGTCTCAGCACAGCCATTATAATCATGGTGTAGGACAGAATAGTACATGGTATGTCTAATCCTGTCACTAAAAAAACAACTGCTAGCCCGTAAATAAAGTTGATTCTGAAATCACCACAGGAGAGCTTTGCCACCGCTATTTGCTCACAGTAAGTCTGTTGAATAATGTTGTTCCCACAAAATGGGAGCCTTCTGACAAGGAATGGGTAAGGAAATGACAACAAGGTCCCTCTTATTATCACAAACAGTCCCATTTTTGCAATCATGGAATTGGTCAGGATAGAGGAGTATCTCAGTGGGTGACAAATGGCCACATAGCGATCAAAGACCATAGTTAGTAATACAGAAGACCCCATTATAGTAAAGGCATGGATAAAGAACATCTGCACTAGACATTCCTCAAAAGTGATCTCTCTTAGCTTGAACCAGAAGAGCAGCAGCATCTTGGGAATGGCGGCATTTGACTGGACAAGGTCAGTGACTAATAACATGGAAAGGAGCAGGTACATTGGCTGGTGAAGCCTCCTCTCAGCTTTTATGATAAGAAGAACAATAATGGTGGCTGAAATGGTTACTATATACATACAACACAGTGGTATTGAGATCCAAACATGCATCTCTTCCATCCCTGGGATCCCAATCAGGATGAATGGAGAGGAGATCTGATTGGCTCTGCTGAGGTTTGACATGATGACTAACAGGAAGAAGCTGCAGGGCATCTCCACATATTCTTGCCACAAAAAGGAAATGTTACAATTTCTAGTCTGTTTCTTCTCTGCCCAGTTATACAGTCTTTGTAATGGGTCACGGAAAATTCTTCCTGAAATAAGCAACGTAAACATTGAAATATCAGAACATGAAACAGAATTTGCACccagacttttactttttccaAGCCCAACAGACACAATAATAAGCCCATCAATACAGATAAGAGGAAATTGTCCTTAGTGTGTGTCTTGTCAAATACCTTCCTACGTTTACAGTAGATCTCAATGGCTTTATTTTTGTCTCTTACATGGGAAAAACCCTCCTACATGTATTAATAACAGTCCTAGTGTTGGTGTAAGTGCCATTATCAGTACAGTAACATCTCTTGTATGAGACACAGGTCAGTCCCCCGGCAACCCTCCCTGAGCACAAAGTACACTCTGAACAAATTATATTAATAGAATTAATGTTATTTAAAAGCCATTAAGTTCAATATGCCCCAACAGTTGATCTTCTTctcataattatattttctgcCCTGAGCTGTGAGTGTTATACGAGAGGGAGGAATCAGCCCCAGTATGACTTGTACAATACCTGTGTAATCTCTCCTGtatcctgtaataatatcctgtaataatatcctgtaataataatatcctgtaataatatcctgtaataatatcctgtaataatatccagtaataatatcctgtaataatatcATGTTATAATATCCagtaataatatcctgtaataatatcctgtaataatatcATGTAATAATGTCCTGGTACCACTTATTTTACAGGGAATAAACCCAGATCCTCTACTGATTCCCATTGCTGGGCATATAGCAAAGAGCTGATTATATATAAAGTGATGTAGAGCAGCAGGACTTTCCCCCACAGACAGGATTAGGTACCTGGGAAGGTCTCACTGATGATGGGAGAGAGGATTCAGCTCCTAACGATGCAGAGGAaccagtcacactcctttcctaTGGGTCTGAGGATTTATTGGAATATTTTCATTCTAAACAGAACCTCGTCCTACAGAAACTGTACAGTTTTATAGGCAAATGAACGGCAGTGTCTGTGCTGACTGCGTATGAAATGCTGGATGTTCTCCTTGTGAGTCCAAAAGACAAATTGTATGTCTGTAGGACCCACCTGCCTGCGCCTGTACCTTGGAACTGCACCCACTGACGTCTACTGATGGTGCCTGAGATTTCTGCCTCTGATTCCACTTGGATTATCAGCAAAAAAGTCATTCTACCTTTTCCATGAGCCAGTGGAAGCAGCCATGCACTATTCCTTGTGCTCCAATCTCACACCCCAATATTAAGCAACAGAGACAGAGGGGCAGATATGGGACATTTCAGCAGTGAAACAGCCCCAGTTAtacaagggggcacatttactaaggttaattaaccctcgatattcgaccctcaaagtaaaatccttcgacttcgaatatcgaagttgaaggatttaccgcgaatacttcgatcgatcgatcgaaggaaaaatcgattaaatcgaacgattcgaaggattttaatccatcgatcgaaggattttccttcgatcaaaaaaccttagaaaagtaatggggaagttCCCAGTAGGCTAACATTGtaactcggtaggtttaaagtggtgaagtatgtagtcaaagttttttttaaagacagtacttcgactatcgaatgatcgaatagtcaaacgatttttagttcgaatcgagtcgaagtcgtagtcgaaggttgaagtagcctattcgatggtcgaagtacccaaaaaaaaacttcgaaattcgaagtttttttacttctaatccttcactcgagcttaataaatgtgccccaaggtgttGCCCCAAAATCCCTGGTACATACCCAGTAAATCTTCCTCTGTAATGTTATCAGGGATCATCTAGATCTTCTCATGGTACCAGGGGGGTCTCACCAACCTGCAATAACCTCCAGCCTTTCTGTCTGAGTTGACGGAGGAAAAGCTCCTTATAAACCCTATAAACTGccttcataaataatataaataaatcagcctCAATTCTCTCCTGGATAAAGTCTCTCCAAAGAATTATTCCCTTCCCTGTCCCTCATCCCCTCATTACAGAGACACAAGGTGATGCTGCAATAGAAATCACAATATGGATAACGTATTTACTGTGATTATGTGAAGCTTTTGTGCAGTGATTGGCACCAGGCAGAGCTGTAATTAACTGTATGTGTAATTATTATCTTCCCTTTAatcatttaataatttgttttctaTGTATTCTCTTATTCATTATCATGTGCTGCTGATCTGCACTAGTTTCTTTTTCATACATGACTGACACCCTTTGCTGCCCAGTTaagattagattgcaagctctttaaGATACTCAGTTAAACGCATCAATATGCTTATAGGCCACATCCCTGGCCCattgcaaaaaaactaattttttggattttatttcagAATAGCTcattatagttacatagtcaaaggaacagtaacatcaaaaaaataaaagtgttaattaaagtaatgaaaatataatgtagtgttgccctgcactggtaaaactgacgtgtttgcttcagaaactctactatagttcatataaacaagctgctgtgtagccatgggggcagccattcaagcacaggatacacagtagataacagataagtactactatagtttatataaacaagctgctgtgtagccatgggggcagccattcaagcacaggatacacagtagataacagataagtactactatagtttatataaacaagctgctgtgtagccatgggggcagccattcaagcacaggatacacagtagataacagataagtactactatagtttatataaacaagctgctgtgtagccatgagggcagccattcaagcacaggatacacagtagataacagataagtactactataatttatataaacaagctgctatgtagttgattaaaaaaaaagtctatatggcacaggataaatagtggataacagataacattatgttgtacagagcttatctgctatctgctgtgtaacctgagccttttctcctttgaatggctgcccccattgctacacagcatcttatttatataaactatagtagtgtttctgaagcaaacacagtgtcacggccggcacccaataccagaagtgccaagcaccctggtctcggctcggcttcaccagtagtgtgaccaccgttgggcttcgggaggagccctcagcttacttgggtgccacctggacttaacgaggggtacaaggcgagatgttctggctggcaaaggggcacggctgagtcttttgggccaaaggtcacagtacaagaagattaggcaagcggatggtcagacaggcttggtcgaggcaggcggatttc
Proteins encoded in this region:
- the LOC108706218 gene encoding olfactory receptor 52N4-like — translated: MPCSFFLLVIMSNLSRANQISSPFILIGIPGMEEMHVWISIPLCCMYIVTISATIIVLLIIKAERRLHQPMYLLLSMLLVTDLVQSNAAIPKMLLLFWFKLREITFEECLVQMFFIHAFTIMGSSVLLTMVFDRYVAICHPLRYSSILTNSMIAKMGLFVIIRGTLLSFPYPFLVRRLPFCGNNIIQQTYCEQIAVAKLSCGDFRINFIYGLAVVFLVTGLDIPCTILSYTMIIMAVLRLPNRESRYKVGNTCAAHVGVILVTYIPALFSFISQRFGVFAAPSVQILISSLYLIIPPMLNPIIYGIKTKEIRKRVSKLISLAGKGL